The Pseudanabaena yagii GIHE-NHR1 genome segment TTCATCTTCAATTAAAATTTGTCCAATTGGCTCTTCAAAAAAAGAACTATACACAACATCGCGGATTGCTAGATATAAAATGAAATCTGGATATGTGCGGCGTAAAACAGCACGATAGATAGCAAACTGTCCCACTGCATCACGGAAAGCTTGCATTTCAGACACACCAAGAAAACTCTTAACTTCCACAGCAATTTTCTGCTCTGAACGCTCGGCAATAATCAACCTTTTCGCACCCAGATCGACATACATATCTTTGCGTCCCCAGCGCAGATGTAAAGGATCATGGGTGATCTTCCAACCATCTTTAATGAGGGCTTGTCTAGCAGCATTGTGATAAATGTCAAGGGCTGGCATAAGGCTAATTTACACTCCTAAACGGTTTTGGAAATAGCGCCGATATAGCTCATTGCGGATCTTTACACCTGTTTCTGTGCGTAATATTAAACCCATTCCATCCAATTTTGCCGTAGTCGCCAAATCAAAACGGATTGGTTGCTGTGAATTAACCAGCGATCGCAAAACTTCCGTAAGATGAGTATCTTTTTCGACCTTGGCTAAGCGAGTGGTGAGATGTTTGCCAAAAAGTCCCACTTCCGTCGCCGCACCTTGGATAATCGGCTCAAGGGAATTTGCACCACTAGCTAAATTATAGAAAGCCATCCGTACAAGGTAAGGATGACCACCCACCAAATTAGCGATCGGTTCTATTTGTGCGGCTGATAATCCGTGCAATGCTGCCAATTCTTGAACTTGAGCAATTGTGAATTCATCCAAATCAATTGGCGTACCCACATTAAATGGTGATTGGTTAATATCCTTAGTTGAAAAAGATTCCATCGAATAGGCAAGCACTAGCCGCAACTTGCCCCATGTTTTGTCATGCTTGCCCTGCTCATGCCAACCACGCAACAAACCACAAAAATCCACCTCGATCGCTTCATGGAGAAATATGCGATCCAGATTTTCGATCGCAATCACTAACGGGCGATCGTCATCATCATTCAATAAATATCTTTCAAAAAACTCCTCACAGTTCCCATTTGCCCCAAACATCTCATCCCAATCATCGGTCGGTTTCGCCTTCACCCCAAAATCGCGCCCAATCACCGCACAAAACCACTGCAAGAAACGATCCATATTTTCAAAAAACTTGCGATCGCACTTTTGCAAATCTAGCCATGTGGTGCGATTGCCTAACTGCCTCGCTTCTTCTAATACCCGTACCAATAGCGAAGACTTACCCATGCGATCGGGAGATTTTAAACGGATTAGGGCATGGGGCATGGCGATCGCTTTAAAAGCTTGTTCTTCTTGGGGAGATCGCGGAATATAAAATTGTGAGCCAATCCTGACTGCCCCCTCAGGTTCCTCGATCGCCAGATTCACCCTTGGTAAGACCTGTCTTTCATAACTGCGTTCTAACAACACAGGCGTTTGCACTTCAGGGATATTTTTTAAGGCAATGAGATTTTTACCTAGCTCAAAAGCATCCTTAACGGATTTCCCCTCAAATAACGCGCCATAAAAACCCTTAGCAAATTCAATCGCCGCCACATCCCCGATCGCTTGATTCATCCCCAACACATAAGGCACATAACGAGCGATCGCCTCCGCCTGCACCTGCGAAAAACAAGCATTCAACACCACGCAATCGATCCCATTTTGTAAAATCCGAAATAATTCTGCTAAAGCATCCGTCGGTGCAAGCTGCCAATCCCCCGCATCATTTTCTAAAACCAGACCATTTTCGGCTGCCCCATGTCCTGAGAAATGCACCACACGCGGCACTTCCTGAAGCAAAATTGGCTGTAGGTCATCAATGCGTACTGCGCCCTTAGCAACAATCGCAAAGCGATCGCGCAAACTCGACTTCTGACAACATGCTTCGATTTCCCGAAATTCTGCCTCCACCCTTAGGCGATCGGTATTCGAGGGATTGGCAGACAGGAGCAGTACTTTTTTCTTATCCACTTGTTTAGCTATGGTTGCGATCGAGGTTGGAGGGCTATAGGCGATAAGGGACTTGCTATTAATTTAAAGTACCTGTGGCTTCGACTCCGCTCAGCCAACGTTAGCTGAGCGGAGTCGAAGCTAGATAACTTTGGTGGGAAATTTTTTATCCGCAAGAGCCTAAGGTAATTTTAATATCCCAGCTAGCGATTCAATAAATAATATCTAAAAAAAAAGAGACGGTGCTATGCACCGTCTCTTCAGGAAACATAAATTCAAAGAATTTAAAGTTTGCTAATCAAAAGAGCTACTCCAACGAGAAATCCGCCTGTCAGATAAAAAGCTCTGACTACGTGTAACTCATGCCATCCACTTAGTTCTAAGTGATGGTGAAAAGGAGCCATTCTAAAAAGTCGCTTACCCATCCCCGTTTCATCCTTGGTTGCCTTGTAGTAGGAAACCTGTGCAATTACCGAGATTGATTCCCAGATGAAAATTGCACCCACAATCAAGAAAGCCCAGAGCAAGTTACCGAGAATTGCGGTAGATGCTAATGCGCCTCCTAATGCTAGTGAACCCGTGTCCCCCATGAATACCTTGGCAGGATAGCGATTGTGCCAGAGAAAGCCCAAATAGCTACCACTGAGACACATACAGAATATGGCAAGTTCTTTGTTGTTAGGGAATAGCAATAGCCCCATTCCAAACAAAGCGATCGCTCCCGTACCACCTGCGAGACCATCTAAACCATCGGTGAGGTTAGTGGCGTTACTGCTGCCAAGAAAGACAAACAGCGCAAGGGGAAAGAACAGTAATCCTAGAGGAATGACAAAATGCAATGGCAAATTAATCGTGGCGATCGCCTGCCAATTTTGGGTGAAACCTAACCAAGCACAGAAACAAGCGGAAAATCCAGCTTGTAGTAATAACTTGGCACGCGGTGAAAGTCCCTTATTGGAGTGGCGACGCAAGATTTTCCAGTCATCAAGCCAACCGATAAATGCAAAGGAAAGGGTGAGTAAACTGCAAGCAATTACTTTGTCGTTAAAGCCAGACCAGACTAAACCCAACAAGATCCCGACAGGTATAATGAATATCCCCCCCATCGTCGGCGTACCTTGTTTTTTGAGGTGAGCTTGAGGACCATCTTCACGGATAATCTGACCAGCCTTAAGGCGACGTAAAGCAGGTACAGCAAAAGTTCCTAAGAAGGCAACCCCACCACCACCAAAGGTAAAGGGCAATAACAGGCTAGAACTTATATTTGGATGCAGGAAAAGATCGACACCAACAATTAAACTTATTAAACCGATTGCTAACCCAAGTGCTAGGCTACTCCCTGACGGGAATTTTGCTCTCCTAACTCTTACACCAGTATCAACCATTGCCGCTCCTCACACCCACAATAATCACCAAATCCTTCTCGAAATATGAAGCCGTTTTGTAGTTTTTTTACAGCTTTGTAACAGATGATTAATAACCACCTCGATCTACGCTCTTAGATACCAAATAATGGCTGCATTTGTCTACTGTGCAATCATTGAATTTTTCTAATTCTTGAATTCTGCCATCAATTATTTAGATAGCTTCATTAAATAGCTTTGGAAATAGCCCTTTAACTTGACTTTATAAATTGCCGATGACGAGTAAGAACTCTCGACAGATTGCTTTAGAAGCTCTCCGCCTCATTCAAAGACGAAATGCATATGCTGATGTTGCGCTGGACTGTACGCTCTCACGTGCGCGCCAGAATAACATAATTCTCCCAGAAAGCGATCGCCGTCTGATCACTGAGTTAGTTTATGGATGTACGCGCCGCCAAAAAACCCTGCAAGCGGTTTTGCAAAACTTCTCACAAAAACCAACCACAAAATTACCACCAGATCTATTAATAATTCTACAGATAGGTGTGTACCAGCTATGTTTTCTCGATCGCATTAAGCCCTCAGCCATTGTGCATACGACGGTGGAGCTAGCTAAAGAAAATAATTTAACGGGATTATCTGGATTTACGAATGGGATCATGCGATCCATACTCCGAGCCAAGGAGAAGGAAGATATCCTCGCCAATATTAGCGATCCCGCTAGCTTTTATAGTTACCCCGAATGGCTAATCGAGCTATGGCAAAAAGAATTTGGTCAAGAAGCGATCGCAAATATTTGCAATTGGTTTAATCAAACGCCCCATCTCGATTTGCGGGTAAATCTGCTCCATGCGACAAGGGATCAAGTATTAGCAGCGTTTGCCGAAGCAAAAATTCCTGTCGAGCCGATTCCCCACCTTCCTGACGGTATCCGTGTGGGTCAAGGTGCGGGTGATGTCAGTCAATTGCCCAAATTTAAAGATGGTTGGTGGTCGGTTCAGGATGCTAGCGCTCAGTTAGTTACCTATCTATTAGATCCACAGCCCAATGAAATTATTATTGATGCCTGTGCTGCCCCCGGTGGCAAGACTACGCATATTAGCGATCGCCTCAAAAATACGGGCAAAGTTTATGCCCTCGATCGTCTTGCAAACCGTCTCAAAAAAGTTGATCAAAATACCGCTCGTTTAGGGATCACTAATGTGGAAACCCTTGAGATTGATGCCCGTGAGTTTGCAGGTATTCCAGAAGGCAAATGCGATCGCGTCTTATTAGATGTGCCTTGCTCTGGCTTAGGCACATTGCACCGTCATGCCGATGCCCGTTGGCGACAAACCCCTGATGAGCCTTATAAATTAGCCAAAACTCAAGCTGAGATTCTCGAAAGTGCTATTCAATGGGTCAAACCCGAAGGCGTAATTGTCTACAGCACTTGCACGATCCATCCTGCTGAAAATGAAGAAGTAATTACCCAGTTTTTAATCAATCATCCCGATTGGCAAATTGTGCCACCAAGTGCCGATAATCCTGCGGCACATTTTGCCAGCGATCGCGGTTGGGTAAAAGTCCTACCCCATGAACATGATATGGATGGTTTTTTTATGGTGAAGTTGCAAAGGCTAGGTGGTTGAATCCTATAAGAAACTGACAAGTTAGCTTGGCAAATTATCAGGATCAATGCCTTGCGATCGCAAATAAGCCGCCAATCTATTCGCCCTTTGACTCTCAGCTTCAGCCCTTTGACTCTCAGCTTCAGCCCTCTCAGCCAAGGTTGGAATCCAGCTAGTTTGGTCATACCAGCGCAGCCATAGCCCTTTAGTTTCCTGATACACCCCTTGCCATAGTCCTAACCCTAATCCCAAACTGGGTATCCAAAAGCGTTGCTCAGTCAGGGTAATTGGCTTATAACCGTTAACCGAAAGCTCGAAGGCACGTAGATTATTTTCGTAGCGATCGTAAACAACATAGTAAGGCACTCGCAAAATACGTTCATACACCTCCCATTTTCTGGGTGGTTGATTCACTTCTCTCAGTCTTTGACCTAAATCTTCATCTTCCGTGCCAGGGGATAGTAGCTCTACGACTAAAAAAGGCGTTACTCCCTCTTGCCAAATTAAATAGCTCAGTCTTAGCTCGTTCTGCTCATTAGCCCTTGGTACTCCTAGAACCATGTACCAGTCGGGTCGTTTGTACCAACTAGTATGTCGAGGATCGTAATAAAGATTGAGATCGGTTGCCAATAATATTTCTTCTGAAGCGTAACCCACTGGTTTGCAGGTTTCAGTTAGTAAATCCGCTTGGATTATATGAAATTCGTCGG includes the following:
- a CDS encoding element excision factor XisH family protein, whose product is MPALDIYHNAARQALIKDGWKITHDPLHLRWGRKDMYVDLGAKRLIIAERSEQKIAVEVKSFLGVSEMQAFRDAVGQFAIYRAVLRRTYPDFILYLAIRDVVYSSFFEEPIGQILIEDENLKLIVFDAEKEEILQWKS
- a CDS encoding AAA-like domain-containing protein, which encodes MDKKKVLLLSANPSNTDRLRVEAEFREIEACCQKSSLRDRFAIVAKGAVRIDDLQPILLQEVPRVVHFSGHGAAENGLVLENDAGDWQLAPTDALAELFRILQNGIDCVVLNACFSQVQAEAIARYVPYVLGMNQAIGDVAAIEFAKGFYGALFEGKSVKDAFELGKNLIALKNIPEVQTPVLLERSYERQVLPRVNLAIEEPEGAVRIGSQFYIPRSPQEEQAFKAIAMPHALIRLKSPDRMGKSSLLVRVLEEARQLGNRTTWLDLQKCDRKFFENMDRFLQWFCAVIGRDFGVKAKPTDDWDEMFGANGNCEEFFERYLLNDDDDRPLVIAIENLDRIFLHEAIEVDFCGLLRGWHEQGKHDKTWGKLRLVLAYSMESFSTKDINQSPFNVGTPIDLDEFTIAQVQELAALHGLSAAQIEPIANLVGGHPYLVRMAFYNLASGANSLEPIIQGAATEVGLFGKHLTTRLAKVEKDTHLTEVLRSLVNSQQPIRFDLATTAKLDGMGLILRTETGVKIRNELYRRYFQNRLGV
- the mraY gene encoding phospho-N-acetylmuramoyl-pentapeptide-transferase, with protein sequence MVDTGVRVRRAKFPSGSSLALGLAIGLISLIVGVDLFLHPNISSSLLLPFTFGGGGVAFLGTFAVPALRRLKAGQIIREDGPQAHLKKQGTPTMGGIFIIPVGILLGLVWSGFNDKVIACSLLTLSFAFIGWLDDWKILRRHSNKGLSPRAKLLLQAGFSACFCAWLGFTQNWQAIATINLPLHFVIPLGLLFFPLALFVFLGSSNATNLTDGLDGLAGGTGAIALFGMGLLLFPNNKELAIFCMCLSGSYLGFLWHNRYPAKVFMGDTGSLALGGALASTAILGNLLWAFLIVGAIFIWESISVIAQVSYYKATKDETGMGKRLFRMAPFHHHLELSGWHELHVVRAFYLTGGFLVGVALLISKL
- a CDS encoding 16S rRNA (cytosine(967)-C(5))-methyltransferase; this translates as MTSKNSRQIALEALRLIQRRNAYADVALDCTLSRARQNNIILPESDRRLITELVYGCTRRQKTLQAVLQNFSQKPTTKLPPDLLIILQIGVYQLCFLDRIKPSAIVHTTVELAKENNLTGLSGFTNGIMRSILRAKEKEDILANISDPASFYSYPEWLIELWQKEFGQEAIANICNWFNQTPHLDLRVNLLHATRDQVLAAFAEAKIPVEPIPHLPDGIRVGQGAGDVSQLPKFKDGWWSVQDASAQLVTYLLDPQPNEIIIDACAAPGGKTTHISDRLKNTGKVYALDRLANRLKKVDQNTARLGITNVETLEIDAREFAGIPEGKCDRVLLDVPCSGLGTLHRHADARWRQTPDEPYKLAKTQAEILESAIQWVKPEGVIVYSTCTIHPAENEEVITQFLINHPDWQIVPPSADNPAAHFASDRGWVKVLPHEHDMDGFFMVKLQRLGG
- a CDS encoding Uma2 family endonuclease codes for the protein MYEPIHPKSPLETMPTMYDLPSELVGESGLPDEFHIIQADLLTETCKPVGYASEEILLATDLNLYYDPRHTSWYKRPDWYMVLGVPRANEQNELRLSYLIWQEGVTPFLVVELLSPGTEDEDLGQRLREVNQPPRKWEVYERILRVPYYVVYDRYENNLRAFELSVNGYKPITLTEQRFWIPSLGLGLGLWQGVYQETKGLWLRWYDQTSWIPTLAERAEAESQRAEAESQRANRLAAYLRSQGIDPDNLPS